The Plasmodium chabaudi chabaudi strain AS genome assembly, chromosome: 14 genome contains the following window.
CTATTGCTACCGTGTTGTTAATACTAATATCACATATGTTAGTTTGGtctttgtatattttagcTATTGGAACTGATgctttaattatatttacagtTAATGATGGGtctattaaattaatagcACTTTTAATAactttcaaaatatataaataggaATTTTTATCTTCGCAATTTTCTACAACTATACAGCTATCTATATCTGAGTTTTTTATCCTTGAAATTAGggatgaaattaaaaaaaataaattaataaaataataataaaaaatatttatgcatatacaattttttatagctagcttgttaataaaaaaacaaaaaaattgcatatttttatgaacatgCAAGGTATTTTAGACAAatcgtattttttatttatatatattttttattagtatAATTCATAGGAACACACACatgttacatatatatgtgtatgctcctttttgttaatttaaaaattgttaccatatattattttcacaagatccaatgaaatatatttttcctttcaaatttggaaatattgcattttttagtaaaaaatatatttcttctttttttttgtcaataaaagaattctctgttaatttttcatgAATATTGgaaatttcattttttaaattattcatatttaaaaaatcatttgctaattgtattttattatttttgttaatatgtGGTGTAgtacaattattatattgtgAAAAGTTTCTATATGATGTGTAGTAGAATTTAGGTGTTCTTTTTCTACAAGTCATTATTGCGTTTGTTTTCACATCATCGTTTATGCCTTCTTTTTTACTTACTCTATTTAATATACTACTAACCAATTTTTCATagtcttttatttttaataagaGATAGAGTACATGCTTTGatgttttttgtttttgtataaaggcattttttatgtaatcTGGAATTTGTGGGGgcatattaaatttaataatagcaTTAATCCcatgcatttttttcaaaaggacaatatttttatttatttcatcattgttttatcttttcgtattagtatatatattttgaataatgttaatatattattaagtctgcattattaatatcatttttctATGCCACATGTTCTATAAAACATCCCACTGtgaatattcaaaatgcTTTGGTATAGCTTACGTTGTGagaatttatattttttttatttattttgttagctcttcataaatatttctgtTTTTCAAGAGTACTAACATatcatatcatttttttataaaaatttattcatatgttcaaaaaaattatgtatatataaccaGTTGATTAAATGATTTTGAAACGAggaaaagaagaaaatataatgtagaataatttatatatgcaatattttcattttgcacaaaacgaaaaaaatagcgaCAACGGaataaatgcaaaaaaaaataatactataaaaacaatagaataataatgaaaaaaaaaattggaaattATCACATCATGTTGCTGGCTagttcatataattatttactaTACATACATTTAAAGGAGATACtaattaaaatgttttcaCTATAACGATTTCTTATGTAGTTCCTTAAAATGCGCAAAATTTAGAGAAAATTAAAACTCATTCTATGCCCAAAAATATGcgtatatgcatatatgtatagatcaatttgtttatattctattgttgttttttttttgctttgttaaaatatatttcttttaaaaaaaatgaaaaagtgGAAAATTAGTGGTGTTGAATTGGTGTATCAATTCTTAGATTGCGATggattattaaataaataatgacataaaaatttacatcATAATTtggtattattataattaaaaaaatatattttaaaatggatagtttaaagtataaattaattaaaaactattaaaaaaataattgcatatatacatggCTAGCTAGATAGCTATATGGTGTGTAGTTGCATTGGTCACCCCTACTACTAATAACAAGCATATTGTATGAAAATCGCCTTCGAAATTCATACCAATTAATAGGagcacatatataatatgtttgCAGTTCAGTGATTGCACACAGCGTTGCaaggcaaaaaaaaattcacaaataaatttgcTTAATGGTTAATGAGGTAGTATAATTCAAATGCATATTAGTACTCACAGACAAATTACGGAAATATAACAGGATGAATTcttgataaaattattatcgtatttattttcatatttttcattttttgtttgctTGCTTCAATATATCGTCGAGGTCATTTTTGCTTACTTGTTCATACCTTGAGAATTCCATGGTATATGTTCCTTGACCTTGTGTAATTGCCctaatttcatttatataattaaacatGTGCTTTAGAGGTATATctgcatatacatatattatattcatattgttTACAATGTTTGTTACTAGTCCCTTTCTTTTTGTTATACTAGTTAAAATATTACTTTGATGCTCATAGTTTGAAATAATTTCTACAAGCATAATAGGTTCTAAAAGTACAGGACAAAagttttgataattttcttttattaaatttatagtagcttttttaaatgctAAATCATTACTATCTACTTCATGAATTTTTCCACTTATTAATCgcattttcatatttataatttctgATTGATTTAAGTACCCTTTTTCTATTTGTTCTTTAAATGCCTTTTCAATAGattgtataaaatttttaggTAAATCATTTCCTATAACTTCATTTACAAATTGACAATGTGGTGTgtcattataattatctGATACTGTTTCAAAAATTGCATGTACATGTGCATATAAACCTGCACCacctttttgttttttatatgtatatgaaCATTCATATGGTTTTGTTATTGtttctttaaaatttattttaggATTTTTTAGATTtacattaatattaaattcaCGTTTTAAtctttctttatatatttctagTTGTAATTCTCCTATACCTTCAAAAATTGTTTCCTTTGTTTGTTCATCGgtttttacataaaatgTTGGATCTTCCtttgtaaatttatttaaagcCTTAGTCAATTTTGTCATATcacctttttttaatatttcaacTGCAACTGATATAACAGGCTTAGggacatatatatttaataaatgaagaTTGTTGGTAATACCATTAGTATATGTCGTACCAGTTGATCCTGTAATTCCATTTATAGCAATTATATCTCCTGCATGTGCATCATTAATTTCTTGTGCAGTATTTGAAtgcattttcattattttttttacaacttCTTTTTTATGTGTTATCATATTTGTTATCATATCCTTTTTTCGTATTTTCCCTTGGTATATACGAAAATAACTCATCTGTCCATGCATTGAATCTTCTtgaattttaaataaaaatccaACCATCGGTGCTGAACTATCACAAAGAAGTTGCACttctcttttatttttgtttgattgaataaaattatcattcGCTTCTCTATTTTCAACATCAGTATCCATGTTGTTATTAACGATATCTGTCTCTGCAACATTTTGACCATCATAAACATATCCATAATTCTTAACTTCTCGAGGAGATGGTAAAAAGTTGCATACATTATCAAGAAGTAATTGTACCCCGATGTTACTTTTTGCACTACCTAAACATATCGGtgctattttatttagaaTAGTGCACTTACGTATAGTCTTATGAATATCATCAATTTTAATGTCATTTACATCattgtttaaatatatttctgcAAATTCATCATCTGCATCTGCAAGTTTTTCAAAAATCCGATTCCTAAGAAGTTCAACTAAATTTATAGGAAATGATGGATCAATATTTAGAACATCCTGATCACTCGGAATTTCTTCTACATCTACACCACTTTTCcctttaaataaataaccttttttattaacaagaTCATAAACCCCTTTCAATTTTTGTTCTATCCCAATTGGTATTTgcaataaaattgtatttaaatttaattttttctcgATTGTTTCTAATGTTCTTTCAATGTTAGCACCATCTCTatctaatttatttatgaacaATATTCTGGGTATATGATATCTATCCATTTGTCTATTAACAGTTAAGGTTTGACTTTGAACCCCTGATACACCACATATAACTAAAACAGCTGCATCTAAAACTCGTAATGATCTTTCTACTTCAATAGTAAAATCTACATGCCCAGGCGtatcaattatatttatatcatatttattattatttacattcCATACACAATGTGTTGCTGCTGATTGAATAGTAATTCCTTTTTCTCTTTCTAAATCCATTGAATCCATAGTTGCTCCAACCCCATCAGTACCTCTAACTTCAtgtatactttttattttacctgtataatataatatcctTTCTGTTAAGGTTGTTTTACCTGCATCAATATGTGCACTTATTCCGATATTTCGTAAATTATCAATACATattgaagaaaaattaCATGAACtgttcataaataatactgCTTGAGAAGGAATTGCTTTCTTTGCCctatacaaattttttctCAGAAGAAAAACACAATGCCGagtcatcattttttatgatcaCGCAATGTGAGAAAGTACAcacatacatatgtataacaCTCTTAAGCTTAATTGTCTTGCCTTTTCTGCAAATGCCAATATAAATCAATTGCAGGACGGCATTTTTGAACAATAAAGATGAGAAGTGCCCAATTGAAGGGTAGTAGAAAATTTTACTGATACGACAACATACCCTCGCTCATATATACATCATGTGTTGTAGTGGAACGAAGcttgaataatataaattacagaaataaaaaaaacagtaTTCATGCATATGCGCagtatcaaaaaataaaataaataatagatAGTATATACCGTTAGatgaattataaaaaactaATATTGTATGAGGACTTTAATAGTTATCCCAGTTTAATCGTTTCCATAATTATGATGGGGTTtcaatttaattaattttattttttttaattattgtCATTCTACCATTTCATTTTAAAGAAATGATAAGgaatgaatattatttttttttttcaacaaaTATAGTATCAAAGGAAATACacaataattaaatatatccatttatttaatgctatattttttctatagcTGAAATTGGGACACTGCGCACAACGAAGTGCAGCTGCGAGGAGCAGgaaaaatagtatatgcatatttttattcgtttttttatttttattttgtaatttatttttgttttttattttggtaCTCCCTAATTTGCAgtattgatttttttaaccTATTTCAAACTGcgtaaattatttaaaattatccAAATTTTTCGTATCCCCAGGAATTCGAAAATATGGATTTTGAACTGTATTTAATCTCAAACATTTTAGGTAATTAATCTAATATTTGCTGTctctttataatataaattaattttatttgaaataaaacatcGAAAAACAAGAAatcaaatgaaataataaaatatcagaataacatatatttattttactatatatgaaataaatatattttctttctttttcatttttcaggtatatttatcttagttttaatatttatttttcattacttATTTTATGGATCTGATTAAACATATGTTATTTTacttccattttttaacttttttgaaaaattagcCATTTAGACTATTAATATGATTTTCAACTAAATGATGACCAAATACTCAGAaccatatatacatatatagtaACCAagtctttattattttcccaGTTTACTTACAATCATTGTATATTACTATAAGTTTTCAATTATAACCCAGccaagttttttttttttttttttttttttttccgttGTTATGGCTATATCAGCTAGCTAATTTGatgacatttttttatttcctcttttttcatatttggATAaggaaatagaaaaaaaggGGAATAGAAATGCAGagatacaaatatatacaatttagATAGGCGAACATAttttcatgttttttttttgtctatgataaaaaaatgaaagacAGCGAATTTGTTGGGGGAAAgctaaaattaaaaggaataaaagtaaaaaaaagtggaaataaaaaaagcgataaaaaaaaacatacaaaaaatgatgaagacaaatatgatataaaaaaaaaaacggattatgataatttagatagagaaaattattataatagtaatgatgagaataatgaaaatataaaagaaaaacataaacctgaaattaatttatcaaacgatgacaaaaatatacaagagttattacaattaaatttaacAGAATCGGAAAAAGCTTATCAAttagttttaaaaaaacgagaaaaacaaagaatggaaaattttttaaaagaaagtTATCGTCAAAGATTGCAAAAGtttaatgataatttaGCCTCGTTAAGTGAACACTTTGATATACCGAAGGTTGGTCCAGGTTAAAGGCCCACActatttattacatatctacgaatttatataactatttaaaattatttaatatctttgttttttttcgaaaAGTAATtctaatataattattcaaTTGCAATTGCATATCATATACTGTAGTATCAATCATTCTGCATGTTtgctttttcttttttttaaattaaaacggataaaaaaaaacattttttttcccttttgtacatttcatattttataaaaataaaaaattaatttgaatatattagGTATACGTGTGCATGCACACAATTTTGTAAGTCTGAAATTCGTTTGCGCATTAGtattatgcatatgaaaaaagatGAATAAAGAGAAGTTGTGCAATGCAAAGTGAATTGAAGTGAAGAGTAGCGAAGAAAACAAGATAGTACAAAGAGAAACAAAAGAAACGAAAGAAGCGaaagaaacaaatataagCAGAGTGGAAACAACATACTAAGCTTACAACAttctataaatttatttaaatatggaACATAAatcatatgcatatacatagTATGCATTTTATATGTCTACCTAATTTAACGCATTTTAAATAACATAATATTTGTacctttaaaaaattttatcttGATTTATCTCTTCACACTTTCCTTTGCTTCGTACATCTGCAATTCATTGTGTATGCAACTACTAATGACTGCAATTGTTATAAGTGCCTCCATCTTATAAGTGCCAAAATAGATCGCAACACACTTAATAAgtgaatatataagtaaatatatattgtagcCACATATTGGCACCTACCTTTTCAGAATGatcatttttgtatttaaaaaaattttattataactgttattgtataaaaatatcatcGTATTAAGCTCGTAAGATGGCttactttctttttttttcgattaCGTTTTCTACATAATTTTGGGTGGCTATAATAGTATCCTACCTTTACGAATATCTCAAAATtgtatttccatttttattcaaatttatCACATTCGTTTTGGTCCTCCGCAAtttcatcataatttttatgatcaagaaaattattttgatttacaTTTCTATATTCCCCTCGATGTAAGTTGTCTTCATTTAGACTATATCTACcttcataattatatttattaactgGTTCATAAATGATTGATTCATTTGTATTATcgtcatatattatatttacatctaaattattatatgaatctgttttatcattttcaataatataatcGTTAGTACCATCTTTTTTTGCATCTGAAAATTTACTATCATCAAAATTAGTAGGACATTGtacatcatttttattgattttattttttttcttttttacataatcccaatttttttgaatcaTATAATATCTATGTCGTTCCTCTATATCTTCTTCAGGATATTTATTACAGAtctctttattttctttcaaTGCTTCCTTTATTTTCGTCAAATCTGAAATGAATTCACAAaaggaaagaaaaaaatatgaaaaatgcaTAGCATCCCACATACATAAACCTACATGCGTGTAGTGCATATACAACATCAGATGTGATAACCAATATGATTATCTACATTATAAACTAAAAGCTGCAATCtatctattttttagtAGCATTTACGACTACACTCTCAAGGATCTaaatatgtgcatatgACTATACATATTCGAGTACAAACTGGTTTAAGCTATAATAGtgattcctttttttttctcatgATGCCTTAATATAATTCTATGGACTTAAGTAGAATCACTTTCATACTCTGACAAGCCACTTTCTATATCATCTAAAGAGTCAGAGTTGCatacattattttgatcGTTTTTGCCTTGAtcgttttcatttttatcatcattttgatCGCTTTCATTTTGATCGTTTCCATTTTGATCATcgtttttgttttttgcattttttttatttttcgaattttttttgttttctttatttataatgctAGATATATACTCAGCAGAAATGATGactaatttattattaccgtttcgttttttttccatatttttacgCATGGCTCTAGCTAGCTTGTCTTTCTTTGGAAGTTTCGTTTTTCTTGCGAACTTATTTAGATATTTATACGAACTTTGTAGGAGTAACATATTTTgcattaaatttatactAGAATATAATCCATAAATATCTGGTCTTTGTGAACAGCATATCAAACAATATGAATATCCGctctttaaatttaaacacAAAGATGCATGATCTACTCTATTACTAATG
Protein-coding sequences here:
- a CDS encoding nucleotidyltransferase, putative encodes the protein MHGINAIIKFNMPPQIPDYIKNAFIQKQKTSKHVLYLLLKIKDYEKLVSSILNRVSKKEGINDDVKTNAIMTCRKRTPKFYYTSYRNFSQYNNCTTPHINKNNKIQLANDFLNMNNLKNEISNIHEKLTENSFIDKKKEEIYFLLKNAIFPNLKGKIYFIGSCENNIWIKNSDIDSCIVVENCEDKNSYLYILKVIKSAINLIDPSLTVNIIKASVPIAKIYKDQTNICDISINNTVAIVNTQLVSSLCSIDERIPIINRIIKYWAKQKNINNRSQGTFSSYALFLLTYFFFQNLETPLLPSYKSIERASITPFEINSEYFFLQDEVEMPFYTKIEDIKNNFPEFQKNTDDVSKLLYGFFEFYSNDVCKNGITLDVYNNQIIENKDMTANIYCPITRKIVNTYSINTWKKMFEKIQAAYIQLKNGSSLNTICEEAKDDTSNIKIDLKDHLLRRKIFQDFYMP
- a CDS encoding elongation factor G, putative; this translates as MMTRHCVFLLRKNLYRAKKAIPSQAVLFMNSSCNFSSICIDNLRNIGISAHIDAGKTTLTERILYYTGKIKSIHEVRGTDGVGATMDSMDLEREKGITIQSAATHCVWNVNNNKYDINIIDTPGHVDFTIEVERSLRVLDAAVLVICGVSGVQSQTLTVNRQMDRYHIPRILFINKLDRDGANIERTLETIEKKLNLNTILLQIPIGIEQKLKGVYDLVNKKGYLFKGKSGVDVEEIPSDQDVLNIDPSFPINLVELLRNRIFEKLADADDEFAEIYLNNDVNDIKIDDIHKTIRKCTILNKIAPICLGSAKSNIGVQLLLDNVCNFLPSPREVKNYGYVYDGQNVAETDIVNNNMDTDVENREANDNFIQSNKNKREVQLLCDSSAPMVGFLFKIQEDSMHGQMSYFRIYQGKIRKKDMITNMITHKKEVVKKIMKMHSNTAQEINDAHAGDIIAINGITGSTGTTYTNGITNNLHLLNIYVPKPVISVAVEILKKGDMTKLTKALNKFTKEDPTFYVKTDEQTKETIFEGIGELQLEIYKERLKREFNINVNLKNPKINFKETITKPYECSYTYKKQKGGAGLYAHVHAIFETVSDNYNDTPHCQFVNEVIGNDLPKNFIQSIEKAFKEQIEKGYLNQSEIINMKMRLISGKIHEVDSNDLAFKKATINLIKENYQNFCPVLLEPIMLVEIISNYEHQSNILTSITKRKGLVTNIVNNMNIIYVYADIPLKHMFNYINEIRAITQGQGTYTMEFSRYEQVSKNDLDDILKQANKK
- a CDS encoding dolichyl-diphosphooligosaccharide--protein glycosyltransferase subunit OST4, putative — encoded protein: MDFELYLISNILGIFILVLIFIFHYLFYGSD